The genomic region CCTGACAATGTATAACTCCATTGATCCCTCGGGTGACTTGGTCCCTGTACTGATGACTTCCTTTACTGCCGTAGGCCGGTCACTTGCTGATGCTGTGTTACCGTTGCTGGTACACAAGTCCGTTGACTGCCTGGTCATCGGAGCCCTCTTGCATACGACTTCGGCAACAGAGGTCACACGGGGTATCCGTGAAGAATTCGAACAATATCCTGACGTACAGTTGCAGACAGCCTATTGTTTCGGTGACAGCAATAAAGCTGCGTCCATTACGGGGAAAAAACTGTCAGAAGACAAGGAAACAAATCTTCTCGTTGCTTTGGATGAGACCAGTTCGGATGGTATACTCCAAGCTTTGGACAAGCTCCAGAATGGAAGAGGTAAAGACCTTGTGGTCGTGGTGTGGGGAAATAGCCTTGCAAACCTTCAGGGGTTTGAAAATGGTATCGTAGATGCCATAGTGGCTATCAATGGATATGGTATGGGGTATAGGAGCATCTATGCAGCTATGGATTTGCTCCATGGCAAGACAATGCCTGATATACCGGTGGAATATGCAGTTGTAACGAAAGAAAACTTTATGGATGACAACATACAGAAATTGCTGTTTCCACAAATCAATTGACTTTGCGCTTTTCAAGGAATGCCTTGAAGTTCTTTCTGTCGACGCTCTGGTAGGGAATCCAGACATAGCAATCATCCGTTATGGTATAACCGATGGCTTTCGACGTTGGGTGTATTCCTTGTGCAAGCAGATAAGCCAGATTGAAAGCCGCCTTTCCTTGGCTGGTTGAGTCGTTGAAGACTGTACCAAGCAAGGTCCCTTCCTCGATTGCCTGGAGTGCCGGAGGTGTAGCATCCACGCTTATGACCGGCAGATACTTGCCCTCCTTGAAAAATCCAGCGGCTTTCAGTGCTTCGATTGCTCCCAGTGCCATTTCATCATTGTTTGCAATGACTGCTTCGATCCTGTCCCCGACGGAAGTCAGGAACGAGGACATGAGTATCCTTCCCTCATTACGTTCCCAATATGCTGAGCCTTCTGCAACCTTTTGCACGGCTATGCCATTTCCTCTCAGGCATCTGATTACATATTTGCTTCTGAGTTCTGTATCCTGATGTCCTGTTTCCCCTTTGAGCATGACATATTGAAGTTTTCCGTCTCCATTGAGATCTGCCTTAGGATTGTTTTTCCAATAATCTGCCAGGATTTGTCCGCTCATCATGCCTGAAGTTTCAGCTTTCGAGCCGACATAATAGACTTTCTCCGGCCATTTCTTCATATCTTCAGGATATGGTTCCTTGTTGAAGAAAACCACCGGCACATCGGCTTTTTTTGCCTTTTCCAGTTCAGCACCGGCCGCACTACGGTCTACAGGATTTATCATAAGGGTTCTGACACCTTCCTGCAGAAGTTCTTCAATCTGTTGGTTCTGCATTGATTGGCTTCCATTTGAATTGACGATCAGCAACTGGGCTTTGTCTTTTGCAGTTGCTATTATGGACTGCTTGAGATAGTTCATATATACATCATCCCTTCGGTAGATGATGCAACCGATTGTCGGTTCTGAAGGTTGCCTGTGCAGGCGGAGCAATGAAAAGGCCACAACCAAGGCCATGGCAAAGGCTGGGATAAGGAATCTTTTTTTCATGGATATGGCTCCCGTCGGTATGTGGTGATTGTACCATGCCCCTGGTGAAAACACAACGAAAGAAAACTTACCGGTTTTTGAGCAATGAGGCTTTTTGCTTTGTGGGATTGTATGCTATCATCACTTCCATCGGAGGTCCTTGATGAAATCGTTGGACACATTTCCTTCCTCTTCACTGGAAGGAATAGAATATATACTTACAGATGTAGATGATACCATTACCACAAAGGGAAAGTTGTTACCGGTTGCCTTGGAAGCTCTTTGGAAGTTCTATGATGCAGGTTACAAGGTGATTTGTGTTACCGGAGGCTCTGCCGGGTGGGCTGATGTATACCTGAGACAATGGCCTATATTTGCTGTCGTGACCGAGAGTGGTGCCGTATCTCTTTACAGAGAGGGAAAGAATTACAGGAAATATATTCATCCTTCGATTGTCAGGGAAGGATATCGCCAGCGTATGGAACATGTCATGGATACCGTCTGTACACAGGTGCCTGGTGCAAAGCTTTCTTCTGACCAGTTTGCAAGGCTTTTTGATATAGCTTTTGATTACGGCAGTGAGCCTCCGTATTTGGATGAAAAGGGTGTATCGGCTGTCGTGAATGTTTGCAGAAGCCTTGGATGCAACACCGCTGTCAGTTCCATCCACGTCAATGCCTGGTTCGGTGATTATGACAAATACACTGGTACAGCCTCATTCTTTTCCCAGATACTGGGTATAGGAGAAAAAGAAATGAAGGCTCGGAGCCTGTATGTCGGAGATGCTCCCAATGATGAGGTGATGTTCAGGAATTTTCCTTTAAGTTTTGCGGTGGGGAATTTCAAGGACAAAGCTTCGCAGGTTACCTATCTTCCCAGTTATCTGGCCAAGGCTGCAGGAGGCGAAGGATTCAGCGAGATTTCAGCAAAGATTTGTCACTAACTTGTAATTTTATGCACTTTGCATGATCTTCCTTGCAATCCTGGCTGATTTGGGTTAGATTGCTTTTGAGGGCAGTCGGGATGTCCGGTTGCCATTTTCAGTATGTTCGACGAGGGTGCCAATTTGCCTGAAAACATTATCAATGACAGTGAAGCTTCAATGAAAGATGTCGCTGGCCTCGCAGGAGTTTCCACTGCCACAGTTTCCCACGTTATCAACGGGAGCCGCAATGTACGCCCTGAGACCCGTAGCAAAGTCGAGAAAGCCATCCAAACATTGTCATATCATGTAAATCCTACTGCCCGTAAGCTCCGTAACGGCCGGTCGTCCATCGTTGGCTTTGTCGTATCAAATCTGACGAACTATTTCTATATTGAAATCGGCAGTGCAATCGAGGCTTTGATTTCACCTGCAGGATACCAACTGTTTTATATGAACAGTGAGGAATCTGCAGAGAAGGAAGCCTCCCATATCAGCAACTGTGTACTCGAGAATTTTGCAGGTCTCATCATTGTCCCTGTGGAACAGGATTGGAAGAAACTTGAAAAATTGATCGGCAATACTCCTTGTGTCTTCCTTGACAGGTGTCCCGCTGGTGCTCGAAAAGATGTCGTATTGTCTACCAACAGCCAAGGAGCATTTTCCGGTGCCATGGAATTGATAAAGCGAGGTGCAAGACATATTGCTTTTCTCGCTCCAAGTCTGGATCCTACTATGCAGGAGCGGATAGAGGGATATGAGGATGCCCTTCATCAGAACGGATTGGAAGTTGACCATGAGTGTGTATTGTTCGGTGATACTCGGCCGAAAACCTTCAGTGACATGCTAAAAGCTAGAGACTGGGATAAATTGCTGGAATTTGTCATTAAGGAAAAACATGTGGATGCGATTTTCTCTGGAAACAGCATATTTGCTTTTTCAGCTTTGAATTATCTGCATCGGAACAATATAAGGATTCCCGAAGATCTGCTATTTGCGACATTCGATGCTGCCTTTTGGATGTATTCGGTCAATTCCCCGGTCATAGCTGTTGAACAAGACAAAACGAAGCTTGGTACCGTGGCTGCGGAATTGTTGATACGCCGTATGTCGGGAGAAGTGTTTCCTTTGGCTGAAAAACGTATCGATACTTCCCTAATTTTGCTCAATGATGCTTGATTTATCTTTTTGAAGGTAAGTAATCGATTTACAATTTATAGAATTTTTTACTTCTCTTGTTGAAAAAACCATGATACAATGAGTAAAATTGAGATGATTGATAAAATTTAAGATAAAAATATGCAGTGATCCTTGACATATACAATGCCGAAGAGAATCTTCATGTTTGTGCAGATCAAAAATTTAATCGATTGTATTTTGTGAATGAATTGATTTGGCCCATAAGGAGTTGATAATGAAACTTTGTAATGCAATGTTGCCTACCTTGGCATCCAAGGGAATCAATGTACCTACCTACGACAGGACAAAGCTGAAACCTAGGCTTGTCCATATGGGACTTGGACACTTTCACCGTGCTCATTACCTGACATATCTTTCCCGACTTCTGGATGCAGGGATCTATGATGGCGGAGTGTTGGAGGTTGACCTTCCTGCCGTTCCCGAGGGTTTTGTCCGAGCTTTGGAAGAACAGGATTACCTCTATTCTGTATTGGACAAGGCAACGGACGGTACGATGCATCTACACATCAATGGACCTATCATTGGCTATGCCAATGCAAAATCCGATCCTGAAAAAGTACTTGCATGGCTGGTGACAGAAACGACGCAGCTTATTACCCTGACCATCACCGAACGAGGCTATTATCAGGATGATGTAACCCAGCAGATTGACTGGAAGCATCCTGATATCATCCATGATCTTCAGGCAGAGGGGAGAGACTGGCCTGTTACCGCAACAGGATTCCTGTCCTTGGCGTTGTCAAGACGCTTTGTCTCGGGGAAAATGCCTGTGACCATCATGAGCTGTGACAATGTTCCTGAAAACGGACATCTCCTGCAGACCTGTATCCTTCAGTTCTGCAAGAAAAAATATCCACAGATCGTACCTTGGATTGAAAGTTCCGTAGCTTTTCCTTGTACCATGGTTGACCGGATTACCCCAGGAACGACCAAGGCTGACATAGAAGAAATTGAACGTAAGTTCGGTATCGAGGATTCCATTCCTGTTCATTGCGAGGATTTCATCCAATGGATCATAGAGGACAGGTCAGTGACACCATTGCCGCCATTTGAAAAAGCAGGTGCGGTTGTTGAGTCCTCCGTCATTCCCTATGAAAAAATGAAAATGCGACTGCTGAACGGTGCGCATAGCGTCATTGGGTATCTGTCTGCCCTTATGGGGCTTGAGTGGGTAGATGAAGGAGCGACTGATCCGCTTATCGGTAATTTTGTCAGGAACCGCTACATGAAGGAAATAATTCCGACACTTGATCCTATCAAGGACGTTGATTTTTCAGCCTATTGTGACAAGCTTATTTCTCGTTTTGCCAACAAAGCCATCAGGGATAAGATTTCACGTCTGTGCCTTGACGGAAGGAAGAAGATGGCCAGTTTTATCTTCCAGCCTTTGATGCAGGCTTTGCAGGAGGGAAAAGAATGTGATAGCCTGATTTTTGCCGTGGCTGCCTGGGCCCGGTACCTGAAAGGCAAGACCGATGCCGGTATGGATATTGTCATTGAGGATGATTTTGCAGAACCATTGCATAAGCTTGCCCTGAATGCAGAGAAAGAACCCCAGACGTTCTTGGAATTTGCAAGTGCTTCCAATCTTTCTGAAGCGCAATGGGCATACCTGTCAAAGACATTTGTCCACTTTTTGGATGATTTCAGGGAGCTTGGTGCACAAGGAAGTCTTTCCAGATTTGAGGAAACACATAGCTGACTTGATATCTGTACTGAAGTCTTGGCTGTCTTACATGGAAAAATTCTCAATTATCAAGTAATATGCATTTCATGGAAAGACTGATAGAAAAATTCAATGGAAGTACCTGCTGTATCCGTGAGTATCTTCTTGGCCAGTCAGCAACAGCCATTGATTTGTTCCGATATGCAAGCGGATACCGGGTATTGCCTGTCAGGGATATCTTCTTTGCACAGATTCCTGTCTTGGGACAGTATAGGATAGGTACCGATTATCTTGTCCTATCGTCCTATCTGCTAGAAACTTCTGTTTCCATGGAATTCAGCAGGTCTGTGATGCTCCATGAGCTGGCCCATTACATCTGCTTTGCCTGTTGGGGAGAGTCAGGGCATTCCAAGAGGTTCGCTGAAGTGGCTTCCGTAATCCATGCACCGGAAGCCTTTGCCCATCCTTCCGTCAGCCTCGATCTTGCGGCGGATACTTCTTCACAGCTTTCGAAGATCAAGAAACTATTGGCCTTGGGCGATTCCAGCAATCCTTATGAAAGTCGCAATGCAATGGAAAAGGCGCGTAAGCTTATGGCCGGACTCGGCATAAAACATATTTCGTCTGACTTTGCTACCGATACAGTCTATTCAGCTGTTTTGGCTTCGATGGACCGTTGTTCTGTCAAGGAAAAAGTCCTGACGTATCTTTGTGATGAAATTGCGGGAGTCTATTCGGTTTTGGAGAGATTGGACAAAGGGTGCCGTGTACGAATATTCGGTACTGTAAGTCAAGTCGAAGTTGCCTGT from Spirochaetia bacterium harbors:
- a CDS encoding substrate-binding domain-containing protein produces the protein MKKDICAICICVCLLSCMAGCSRHAGETDHGSKIAFITMMQGGQVWGEIKNGARIARDEIGCQVDFFAPVNETDSRQQAVYVRQAVEAGYDAIVIAPSDEKLLLPPLRTARSKGIQVLTMYNSIDPSGDLVPVLMTSFTAVGRSLADAVLPLLVHKSVDCLVIGALLHTTSATEVTRGIREEFEQYPDVQLQTAYCFGDSNKAASITGKKLSEDKETNLLVALDETSSDGILQALDKLQNGRGKDLVVVVWGNSLANLQGFENGIVDAIVAINGYGMGYRSIYAAMDLLHGKTMPDIPVEYAVVTKENFMDDNIQKLLFPQIN
- a CDS encoding galactose ABC transporter substrate-binding protein; translated protein: MKKRFLIPAFAMALVVAFSLLRLHRQPSEPTIGCIIYRRDDVYMNYLKQSIIATAKDKAQLLIVNSNGSQSMQNQQIEELLQEGVRTLMINPVDRSAAGAELEKAKKADVPVVFFNKEPYPEDMKKWPEKVYYVGSKAETSGMMSGQILADYWKNNPKADLNGDGKLQYVMLKGETGHQDTELRSKYVIRCLRGNGIAVQKVAEGSAYWERNEGRILMSSFLTSVGDRIEAVIANNDEMALGAIEALKAAGFFKEGKYLPVISVDATPPALQAIEEGTLLGTVFNDSTSQGKAAFNLAYLLAQGIHPTSKAIGYTITDDCYVWIPYQSVDRKNFKAFLEKRKVN
- a CDS encoding haloacid dehalogenase — encoded protein: MKSLDTFPSSSLEGIEYILTDVDDTITTKGKLLPVALEALWKFYDAGYKVICVTGGSAGWADVYLRQWPIFAVVTESGAVSLYREGKNYRKYIHPSIVREGYRQRMEHVMDTVCTQVPGAKLSSDQFARLFDIAFDYGSEPPYLDEKGVSAVVNVCRSLGCNTAVSSIHVNAWFGDYDKYTGTASFFSQILGIGEKEMKARSLYVGDAPNDEVMFRNFPLSFAVGNFKDKASQVTYLPSYLAKAAGGEGFSEISAKICH
- a CDS encoding LacI family transcriptional regulator, which codes for MFDEGANLPENIINDSEASMKDVAGLAGVSTATVSHVINGSRNVRPETRSKVEKAIQTLSYHVNPTARKLRNGRSSIVGFVVSNLTNYFYIEIGSAIEALISPAGYQLFYMNSEESAEKEASHISNCVLENFAGLIIVPVEQDWKKLEKLIGNTPCVFLDRCPAGARKDVVLSTNSQGAFSGAMELIKRGARHIAFLAPSLDPTMQERIEGYEDALHQNGLEVDHECVLFGDTRPKTFSDMLKARDWDKLLEFVIKEKHVDAIFSGNSIFAFSALNYLHRNNIRIPEDLLFATFDAAFWMYSVNSPVIAVEQDKTKLGTVAAELLIRRMSGEVFPLAEKRIDTSLILLNDA
- a CDS encoding mannitol dehydrogenase family protein — protein: MKLCNAMLPTLASKGINVPTYDRTKLKPRLVHMGLGHFHRAHYLTYLSRLLDAGIYDGGVLEVDLPAVPEGFVRALEEQDYLYSVLDKATDGTMHLHINGPIIGYANAKSDPEKVLAWLVTETTQLITLTITERGYYQDDVTQQIDWKHPDIIHDLQAEGRDWPVTATGFLSLALSRRFVSGKMPVTIMSCDNVPENGHLLQTCILQFCKKKYPQIVPWIESSVAFPCTMVDRITPGTTKADIEEIERKFGIEDSIPVHCEDFIQWIIEDRSVTPLPPFEKAGAVVESSVIPYEKMKMRLLNGAHSVIGYLSALMGLEWVDEGATDPLIGNFVRNRYMKEIIPTLDPIKDVDFSAYCDKLISRFANKAIRDKISRLCLDGRKKMASFIFQPLMQALQEGKECDSLIFAVAAWARYLKGKTDAGMDIVIEDDFAEPLHKLALNAEKEPQTFLEFASASNLSEAQWAYLSKTFVHFLDDFRELGAQGSLSRFEETHS
- a CDS encoding DUF2786 domain-containing protein — encoded protein: MERLIEKFNGSTCCIREYLLGQSATAIDLFRYASGYRVLPVRDIFFAQIPVLGQYRIGTDYLVLSSYLLETSVSMEFSRSVMLHELAHYICFACWGESGHSKRFAEVASVIHAPEAFAHPSVSLDLAADTSSQLSKIKKLLALGDSSNPYESRNAMEKARKLMAGLGIKHISSDFATDTVYSAVLASMDRCSVKEKVLTYLCDEIAGVYSVLERLDKGCRVRIFGTVSQVEVACYVYDYLEGSLSAEYKAMRKQGMIKGRALSSFYNGVYAEMSKRFDVRSVSSDETARALTKVHDDNRHKAESCYYGSGVLHAQHRSYYQRNEAAYAIGKKVGQHTHIRKAVTVSSSGGRLLE